The nucleotide sequence AATACGGCGGACAGTGGCTGCCGGGCGGATGACGTGTACGGCATGCTCCGCTATGAGCCCTTCGCCGTGCGTCGAGGCGGGGCCCGGGTCTGTTCTAGACTCGGCCCCGTGGCCACAGACTTCCCCGCCGAGATCGAGCAGCTCCGACACACCTACGCATCCGTCGTCGCCGTGACGGATCCTGAGGCGCTGCGTGAGCGTATCGCCGAGCTGTCCGAGCAGGCCGCCGCCCCCAACCTTTGGGACGACGCCGACGCCGCCCAGGCGGTCACCTCCGCTCTGTCGCACGCGCAGGCCGATCTCAAGCGCGTGCAGGCGCTGGGAGGGCGTATCGACGACCTGGAGACCATGGTGGAGATGGCGGGGGAGGAGTCCGGGGCGGACGCCGCGGAGCTGCTCGCCGAGGCCGAGCAGGACCTGGCCGGGGTGCGTAAGGACCTGTCCGACCTGGAGATCCGCACCCTGCTATCCGGCGAGTACGACCAGCGCGACGCCGTGGTCACCATCCGCTCCGGTGCGGGCGGTGTCGACGCCGCGGACTTCGCCGAGATGCTTCTGCGCATGTACACCCGCTGGGCCGAGCGGCACGACTACCAGGTCAAGGTGCTCAATACCTCCTACGCCGAGGAGGCGGGGCTGAAGTCCGTCACCTTCGAGGTGCATGCCCCTTACGCCTACGGCACGCTAAGCGTGGAGGGTGGAACTCACCGCCTGGTGCGCATCAGCCCCTTTGACAACCAGGGACGCCGCCAGACCTCCTTCGCTGCCGTGGAAGTGATCCCGTTGATCGAGTCCACCGACCACATCGACATCCCCGAGACGGACATCCGCGTAGACGTCTTCCGCTCCTCCGGGCCCGGCGGCCAGTCCGTGAACACTACTGACTCCGCCGTGCGCATCACCCACCTGCCCACGGGGCTGGTGGTGTCCATGCAGGATGAGAAGTCCCAGATCCAGAACCGTGCCGCCGCCATGCGCGTGCTCCAGTCGCGCCTGCTGCTGCTCAAGCAGCAGGAGGAGGACGCCAGGAAGAAGGAGCTGGCGGGCGACGTCAAGGCCTCCTGGGGCGACCAGATGCGCTCCTACGTGCTCAACCCCTACCAGATGGTCAAGGACCTGCGCACCAGCTACGAGGTCGGCAACCCCGACTCCGTGTTCGACGGCGACATCGACGGATTCATCGACGCCGGCATCCGCTGGCGCAAGCAGCAGGAGCAGGCCGCAGAGTAAATCCGCACGGGTTTCCGGCCCGTTCGTGCTGAGCGGAGCGGCCCGGTCAGCGGTAAACGTCGCGGCGGTGTCCGAGTGTGACCACAACGACGACGAGTCGGCCGTCGTCGATCGTGTAGATGATGCTGTATCTGCCCGAATCTCCCACGCGTACCCGCCAGGCGGGACGGCCTTTGAGAAGGCGGCATCCGGGAGGGCGCGGGTCGGTGGCAAGCAGGGCGATCGCCCCCTGGATCCGGCGTTGATCCCGCTTGTCGATGCGACGCAGGGCTTTGAGCGCCGCGGGGCGCACCTCAATCTCGTAGCGCATGGGTGGGCGTTTGCCTAGTCGAGCCCGAGGTCGGCCTTGACCTCATCCCAGGGAATGTTGGGGCCTTCCTCGCTCATCGCCGCGTCGTAGGCGGCGATGTCCTCCTGGTCCTCGAGTGCCTCAAGCATGCGTTCATAGGCCGCTGGGCTGATGAGAACGGCTTCGGTTCGGCCCCGCTTGGTCAGGAAGACGGCGCCTTCGCGGGCATCGTCCACAATCGCCGGGAGCTCTGCACGGGCGCGGGACATGGTGACGACAGTCATGCTTCAATGTACATCTCGCTCGATGAAATGTACATAGAGGTTGTCGGCTCTTCGGGACTGATGTGCGTTGGGCGTGCGGATGAGTCTTAGCGTGATGCAAGAGACGGTGCGTAGTTCGAGGATGTCGTCCGAGACGTGGGAGGTAGCAGCACTGACGTCGACGTCCGGGGCGGTCACGCCCGTGCGCGCCAAGCAGACACGCCCCGGCCCACGAGAGTCCTCAGGCGTATGAGGCAGTGATCCGCCTGGACGCGGCGTCGACGGTGAGTGCGCCGCCGTGGGGGAGGATCCACTGGGGCCGGGTGTGCCCGAATGGGATTCCAGTGCACACCGGTGCCGCTGTGTTGTAGTGCCTGATGACCTCAAGTGCACTCTGAGCCTGTTCACGGCGATATCGAGCGCGTGCCTCCGCGTCGCTGGGTGTCTGAAAACTGGATGCGGGCGGTCGCGCCAGCAGGATGGCTGCTGCGGCTTCAAGCACTCCTCGTTCCCCAAGGAGCGCAGCATGCCCGCCACCAGTTCCCGACTCGGCAGTAGTTCGGAGGTCTCTAGCATCAGCACACAGCCATCGAGGGCACTGGCATCGGCCTGGATGCGCCCTGCGGCAAGCCCAAGCACCAGCATCTCCAAGCAACCGCCCCAGCCGGGCCCACTGACTACCGTGGCCGGCCCGTCCCACAGCCATGAATCGGTCCGCTCACGGGCCCCGTATTCGGTCAGCGCTCGCGGGTCGGCCCAGTCCTTGCCGAAGTCTTCCGAGTATCCCGGCTCGGTGATCTCCAGTGACTCACCCGTCAACAGTGCGGCGCGCAGCGAGGCGCGGTGAATGGCGTCCACATCTGGCCCGGGCCCCAGGTGAACCTGGGTGGCGCCGCCGTGGAAGCTGCACACACCGTGCGACCACAGCCAGTGGTGAAGGTTGGTGTTGTCGCTGTAACCGAGTACCGGCTTGGGGTCGCGCAGGAGCGGCTCGGCATCGAGGAGTGGCAGGACCGTCATCTCGTCGTCGCCGCCCGCGGTGGCGATGATTGCGCGGATGCTCGGATCGGCGAAGGCGGCATTCAGATCGTCGGCGCGTTCGCGCGCCGTCGCTCCGAGACGGCGGGTAGTGGGGAACTCCACCGGCACTAGGCCGGTTATGGCGCGAAGCCGCTCCAACGCCTGCTCATGAACGGCGGGCCCGATCGCGGGCGCGGCCAGCGACGGCGACAGCACCGCGATCTTGTCGCCCGCTTCGGCCTTCCGGGGCTGAGTCAACGAATCCATGCCTTTGAACCATACGCTGACGGGTACAGGATGGTAAAGGGTCTTGGGGAGTACCCGTACAGATCCCTGAATCCGTGGCGTGTCGGCCCTGGTTAACGGTGCTGGCTCTGGTGTCTGTTACCCGCGCCACTTAACGTGATCGATATGAGCGCACGCGAGATCATCGGGGCACGAGTCAAAACAGATGCGGAGTCGGAGGCGCGTGCCAGGCGGCCGGGTATGCGCGGCGCCGTGCTGCGGGTAGCGATTGCCATCGCGGTTACGCTGCTTAGCGCCACGGTGCCGGTGCTCGTCATGGCCATACCGGGAGTAGGGAGGCTGCTGGACGGAAAGATCTTCGGCTGGGGGACGGCGGGACTACTGGTGGTCTGCCTGGCCGCCCTCGCAATCATGTCCACGGCGACCCTCTGCGCGTTCATATGCACTCGGCTGCTGATCACCCGCTTGGACCATGCGAGTCCCGTCGGCCTGGCAATGCGCCCGAGCCCGCGTGCGCTGGCCTGGTGCGTCGGCATGATCGCCGTCGCCTTTGCGGTTATGCCGATGGCCGGGGCCGTAGACGAAGCGCTCGGCATCGCCCGGAAGGAGCCTGTCATGCCGGGTGACACGTGGTGGTCAGCGATCCTGATTCAGGTTGCCCTGGGGTTCTTATTGCAGGGGATCCCCGAAGAACTGGTGTGGCGGGGATGGCTGTTCCGCTCTCTGGGCTCCACCCGGGTGGCGGCCGTTGTGACGGTTCTTGCCTTCACCGTCATGCATCTGGTCTCCCAAGGGGGTCAGGAGGGATGGGGTGAGCGTGTCATCTACCTGGCATGCCATTCGGCTTCGGGGCTGCCGCTATGGCGGCCCGCTGGGTCTCAGGCTCGACCTGGGCGGCCGTGGGCGTGCACGGTGGATTCCACCTGTCCAACCTATTGGCGGTGAGCACCGGCGTCCCGGTGGACGAGCCGGTCACCTGGGTTGTCATAGGCTGCTTGTGGCTCGTTGCTGGAGTGGTTGTGGTGCTGCTTCACAAGATGCGCACCCGCCGGCCCCGCACATCTGCCCGGAGCATCTACGGCGTCAGTCAACCACGACACCCCTGAGCCGGAAGCGCCGTAAGCGTGCTGCGTTAACGCGGGATACCGGCTCATTGGGCTCGTGGGTGTGCTGGGCGGGTTGTGTGGGTATTCGCAGCGGCGTGGAGGTGAGTGCATGGCGTCACGGGCTTGCGCCGTCGTCGTCGGCCCGCCGCTCCCGTAGGCTGGGAGGTGGTGCGCGCCGACGACGTGAGCCGCACCCCGGCGCGGCCGGGGGAGCGTCGTCGTCGGGGCACGAGCGAATCCGAGCAACCCCTTTCGAAAGGCGTATCAGACCTGTGGCTGAATTCATCTACCAGATGATCAAGGCGCGCAAGGCGCACGGTGACAAGGTCATCCTGGATGACGTCACCATGGCTTTCCTCCCGGGAGCCAAGATCGGCATGGTCGGCCCCAACGGCGCCGGCAAGTCCTCGATCCTGAAGATCATGGCTGGCATCGACCAGCCTTCCAACGGCGAGGCCCGGCTGTCGCCGGGCTACAGCGTCGGCATCCTGCTGCAGGAGCCGCCGCTGAACGAGGAAAAGACCGTGCTTGGCAACGTTGAGGAGGGTGTGGCCGAGCTCAAGGGCAAGCTTGACCGGTTCAACGAGATCTCCGCCGCCATGGCCGATCCCGACGCCGACTTCGACACCCTCATGGCGGAGATGGGCACCCTGCAGGACCAGCTCGACGCCGCAAACGCATGGGACCTGGACTCCCAGCTGGAGCAGGCCATGGACGCCCTGCGCTGCCCACCGCCGGACGCCGAGGTCAAGAACCTCTCCGGTGGTGAGCGCCGCCGGGTGGCCCTGTGCAAGCTGCTGCTGGAGGCACCCGACCTGCTACTGCTGGATGAGCCCACCAACCACCTCGACGCCGAGTCCGTCCTTTGGCTCGAGCAGCACCTGAAGACCTACAAGGGTGCTGTAATCGCCGTCACCCACGACCGGTACTTCCTGGACCACGTGGCCGAGTGGATCGCCGAGGTCGACCGCGGTCACCTCTACCCCTACGAGGGCAACTACTCCACCTACCTGGAGACCAAGGAGAAGCGCCTGGAGATCCAGGGCAAGAAGGACGCCAAGCTTGCCAAGCGTCTGAAGGACGAGCTGGAGTGGGTGCGCTCCTCCGCGCGCGGGCGCCAGGCCAAGTCCAAGGCACGTCTGGCCCGCTACGAGGAGATGGCCGCGGAGGCCGAGCGCACCCGCAAGCTCGACTTCGAGGAGATCCAGATCCCGCCGGGCCCGCGTCTGGGCAACCAGGTTCTGGAGGCCACCAACATCAAGAAGGGCTTCGACGGCCGCACCCTCATCGACAACCTGTCCTTCACGCTGCCGCGCAACGGCATCGTCGGCATCGTGGGTCCGAACGGGGTCGGTAAGACCACCCTGTTCAAGACGATCGTGGGCCTGGAGCCGCTCGACGGCGGGGAGCTCACGATCGGCAAGACGGTCAAGCTGTCGTACGTGGACCAGAACCGTGCCGGCATCGACCCGAAGAAGACTCTGTGGGAGGTTGTCTCTGACGGGCTGGACTATATTCAGGTCGGCCAGGTGGAGATGCCCTCACGTGCCTACGTGGCCTCCTTCGGTTTCAAGGGCGCAGACCAGCAGAAGCCGGCCGGTGTGCTGTCCGGCGGTGAGCGCAACCGCCTGAACCTTGCGCTCACCCTGAAGCAGGGAGGAAACCTGATCCTACTGGACGAGCCCACCAACGACCTCGACGTTGAGACGCTGTCCTCCCTGGAGAACGCGCTGCTGAACTTCGCGGGCTGCTCGGTGGTCATCACCCACGACCGCTGGTTCCTGGACCGCGTGGCCACGCACATCCTGGCCTGGGAGGGCACGGAGGAGAATCCGGCCTCCTGGTACTGGTTCGAGGGGAACTTCGCCTCCTACGAGGAGAACAAGGTTCAGCGCCTGGGCGCCGAGGCCGCCCGCCCCCACCGCGTCACCTATAGGAAGCTCACGCGCGACTGAGCCGAGCCAAGCCGAGCTTGCTCGAGCTTGCGAGGCGATGGAGTCGCGTTGGTCCCGTAGGGTGAACACGCGCGACTGAGGCGAGCCAAGCCGAGCTTGCTCGAGCTTGCGAGGCGATGGAGTCGCGGTGCAGGACGCAGCGCGAACATCTGGCCTGCCCCCGGCCGTCTATTGCGACACTTTGTGCCCTGTTACGACGTTTTGCACCCTGGTGTGCGACGTTTTGCTGCACACCAGGGTGCAAAGGTTCGTAGTAGACGCTCGTGAGGGAGGAAGGGGAGGGGAAGATGACCTGAGTCCGTCTCCGCCTTCCCGCATACCTTGGCGTCGACAACCCGACAAAACGGGTGGGGCCACGGATCGAATCGATCCGTGGCCCCACCCGTTCGCTGCTGCCGGTCTAGGTGCTAGGCCAGGCAAGCGGGATCAACTGGGTTACTCCCGAACGCGGGCGCGCTGCAGAGCGACCGCCCCTGCGATCAGCAGGGAGCCCGCGCCGAGGACAAGCACCAGGCTGTTGGCTCCGGTGCGTGCCAGCGAGGGGCGGGACGGCGTCGTAGCGGAGGCGGTTGCAGCAGGCGCGCTGGTCTTTCCGCTGGTCGCCTTGGCGGTCGCCGGGGCAGAGGGCGTGGTCGGGGCAGTGGCCTGTGCGCTCGGCGACTCGCTGGGGGGCGCGGCCTCCGTCGGTGTTGTCGACTCGGAAGGCGTAGGCGACTCGGAAGGAGCCGGGGACTCGCTCGGAGTCGGGGACTCGGAGGGAGCCGGGGACTCGGAGGGAGCCGGGGACTCGGAGGGAGTCGGCGTCACCGGAACCGAGCCGTCTGCGGAGCCGCCGCCATCGCGACGAACCACGGTGGTCTCAGCATTGTGCGAGGTACCGGCGATGACCACAGAGGCGTCATCGGTCCAGGGGCCTGCTCCGGTGAACGTCATCGGCAGGATGATCCGGGCGAACTGGCCGGTCGGAATCACGATCGTGCCCGTGATGGTAGTGTCGTCGCAGCTAGTGACGGTCACCTGGGCGCTGGAGCCTCCGGTGGGGTCACCCCACTCATTGCGGCCGGTGTAGGAGTAGGCGGAGGCTTCGCACGTGAAGGCCTGGCCGGCAGAGGTGACGGTATCGGTCCACTCCGCCGTTACGGAAGCGGCTCCGCCCGCCATGTCCTCGGTGATGGTGGGGGTCTGAATCGTGACACTGCCCGGGCGGGTGCCGGATTCGTCCGCTGCGGCTGCAGAACCGTACTTGCCCGCGGCGCGGGGCATCTCGGTGCAGTTCCCAACGCACTCCCCGACCGGAACTACAACCGTGGTCACCTTGCCATTTGTGTTGAAAGTAAGAGTCTCAGTAGTTGACGGCGTGATCGCACTTGTCAGGCGCGTGTCAATCCAGCCGGAGAGAGTGACATCCTGGTGGGACTCGACGTACTCAGTCAGAGTAATCACCAGGCGGCCCGTGTCAGCGCCTTCGTCAGCGACGTACGTCATGGTTGCGGCGACGTCGCCTTCCTTGGTGCTGAGGTTCCAGGTGGTTCCGGAGTCGAAGCGGAGTTCTGCAGGCGTGCTGATCTCATAGGTCTGGCCGGCGCAGTGGCCTTCCTCAAGTGCGAGGTCAAACTGCAGTTTTAGCATTTCCCAGGCGACCGCCGTGTTATCGGCGGACACGGGCTGATCATCCTTGAGAAGCGAGATGTCAGGGGTTTCGGAAGTCGCGGTGCAGCTGCCTTCAACAGCACTCGCCGTGGTGTGGAACGCCGCGGGGACGATCATCGCCAGGGCCAGTGCTCCCAGGGCAAGCACCGCAAGAAGACGTGAAGCTGCGCGAGCGCGCATGATGCTCCTTTCCTCAGGTGCGTGCGGGGTCTATTAGTAGTGGGACCGGCTGCCGCGGGAACTGCGTCACGCCCGACGTTTATAGCTGTGGGGCGAGTAATGGCGAGTCTCCGTGACGGCAGGTTTCAGTTGAGCATCATACCTGCGGGTGGAGGTGGAAGCCGGCGTTTCTGACAGGAAATGAGTTGTAGCCTGTTGCGTTTGTCACCGGAGTACTAACCAGTAAATTGCTAGGCTGCGCTATGCGACCGCCATTCAAGTGTGCGTCTCCCGTGACCGTGGCTGAAACCGGGCCTGCGCAGGCATGTCGCCGCGATGCTATGGGAATACCGCAGGACTGTGCAGCGCGCGCGGGACCGAAGTCTGTAAGCGATCCGCAAATGAGCGAAGAAGTCGGTAACAGGGGCACGACCGGCGCGCAGTGAGCGGGCGCGTGCGGCTTCAGGCGGTGGCGTCCGGGATCGGCCCGCCGTCGTCTCCTTCTGCTACACGAATCGCCCAGTCGCCGCTTCCGTGCGCCTCGGCGGTGGGGGTGCGGATCATGCCCTCCTGGGCGATGGAGGAGACCAGTCGGCCCGCGGAGTCGAACACCTCCGCGCGGGCCATCGAGCGTCCGCCCTGAGAAGTGGGGGAGTCCTGAACGAACAGCAGCCAGTCGCCGGCATCCACATCGCGGTGGAACCACTGGGCGTGATCCAGGGTTGCCAGGCTCATGCCCTCACTGCGCCAGGACAATCCCTGACTACGCAGCGCCGGCTCCAGCATGACCTGGTCGCACATATAGGTCAGCAGCGCCCGATGCACCGTCTGAGTGGTGCTCGGTGGAAGTGCTCCGCGCGATCGCACCCACAGATGCTGCCGCCCCTGTACGCGCTTGCCCGGGCGCAGGTAGATGTTGCCTTCCACGTGCCTAATGTCGAAGGCTGTAGTGCGCCCCAGGAACTTTGCCACCGGGTGATCAATGGAGCGGAAGATCTCCAAGGCGCTGACCAAGTCATCCGGCCGCGGCACGTCGGGCGCCGCCAGCTGCACCTCTGTGCCCTCCTGCTGCTCCTGGAATGAGGCGACCATGGTCAGGATCGGCACGCCGTCCTGTGTGGTGGTGGTGCGTCGCTGAGAGAACGAGCGGCCGTCGTGCATGCGCTCGACGTCGAATCGCAGTTGTTGCCCGGGCTTGCCGCCACGCATGAAGAAAGCATGCACCGAGTGGGGTTGGCGGGGACCATCACCGTCATCGACCATGGTGGCGGCCGCCGCGAGCAGGCCCTGGGCCACGACCTGCCCGCCGTAGATCCGTCCGGAGATCTGGGGGAGCGAGGAGCCGGTGAAGGCCTCAACCCCGTTCCCCGCGCCGGTCACCTCCTCCAAGGCGAGGATCCGCGTAACGGAGCCAAGTGGTTCGGTGCTGGCGGGGGGAACGGGGTATGGCCGTGTCAAAGACCGAGCTCCTCCAGAATCGGCAGTTCGGCGCGTACCGCCTGCCGGGCCTCATCGGCGGTCGCCGACGCCGTGGCGATGCCGGCCAGGCGCTGGCAATCGGCCAGGTCCACCGACTTCAGCACGGCGTCGACATCAGGCAGGGCACGTGCGGTCATGGACAGGCTGGCCACGCCTAGGCCCACCAGCACCGTCGCAAGCGCCGGATCGGCGGCGGCCTCACCGCAAACGCCGACCGGACGACCGTGCGGGGCGGCGCCGTCACAGGCCTGCTTGATCAGGCGCAGCACGGCAGGCTGCCAGGCCGTGGACAGGTCCGCCAGCGAGGACAGCAGTCGGTCCGCCGCCATGACGTACTGGGTCAGGTCATTCGTGCCGATCGAGGCGAAATCGGCGTGCTCGAACATCTTGTCCGCCATGATTGCGGCCGAGGGCACCTCAATCATCATGCCGGCAGTCTGCAGGCCGTAGGAGCGGGCCTTCTCGGTGAAGGCCTTCGCCTCCTCCGCTGTGGAGATCATGGGTGCCATCACCCATACCTTGGCCTCGGTCTCGGCCTCCGCCTTGGCCAGTGCCTCCAGCTGGTGGTCGAGCACCTCCGGGTCGCGGCGCGTGGTGCGGTAGGCCCGTACACCTAGGGCCGGGTTCGCCTCGGTGGCATCGGTGAGGAAGGGCAGGGGCTTGTCTGCGCCGGCGTCGAGCGTGCGCACAACCACTTTCTTCCCGGGGAAGGCGGCCAGCACGGCCTTGTATGCCTCAACCTGCTCGTCGACGCTCGGCTCCTCCGGCTGATCCAAGAAGCAGAACTCGGTGCGGAACAGGCCCACGCCCATGGCGTTTGCCTCCGCTGCCGAGCGGGCGGCAGCACCGTCACCCACGTTGGCGAGCAGCTGCACCTCGTGGCCGTCCTTGGTGGCGCCGTCGCCGTTGAACACGCGCACGCGGCTGGCCAGTTCGCGGGCGCGGCGCAGCTGGTCCTCGCTCGGATCGAGGACGATCGTTCCCTTGGTGCCGTCCACCAGGACGATGTCACCATCGGAGAGCTGGTCGGTGACCTCGGCGCCGGTACCTACGATCGCCGGCATGCCCAGGGCGCGGGCGAGGATGGCGGTGTGCGATGTGGGACCGCCCTCGGAGGTTACGAAGGCCACGACCTTCTCCGGGTCCAGCAGGGCGGTGTCTGCAGGGGCGAGGTCCTCGGCTACCAGTACGAAGGGCTCCGGCAGACGGGGGATGCCGGGCATCGGCGAGTCGGTCAGCACCGCGACGATGCGGTCGCGGACATCCTGCACGTCACGTGTGCGCTCTGCCATGTAGCCGCCCAGGGACTCCAGCATGGAGGCGAGGGTGCCAGCGGCCTCCCAGACGGCGCGCTCGGGCACGAGGCGGCGCTCACGCACCATCGCCTGAGCCGAGGAGGTCAGCGTGGGGTCGGCTGCCATCTGGGCAGTCGTCTCCAGGAGCGTGCGGCCATCACCCTTGGCCTCGGCGGCGGAGAGCTCGAGACCCTTCTTGACTGTCTGCGCGGCCGCGGCGATGCGGTCGCACTCCTTGTCAATGTCGCGGCTCGGATCCAGGGTGGCGATCTCGGGCTCGGTGATACCGGGTGCCATGCGGGCGACGGGTCCGGCGACGAGTCCGGGGCTCACGCCAATGCCGGTCAGAGGGGTTGGGGTTGCGGCGGACGGGGCCATACGGTGCTCCTCAACAGCGATGGAGACGGGTGTCATGACTCATTGTGCACCGAGTCTGTGCTTCGGGGAGCGATTCTGCCATTGGATGAATGACGATTGACACCCTGGGCTCGGCCCTGGAGTCGGACGGACAGCACTCTACGGCTTCACTTGTGTTCCCCTAAGGCGCGGCCTCGGGCGGCGACGCCCGCTCTGCGTGGGCCGGGAGCTGAATGCGCCCGCTGCGACCGCGAACTGCGATAAAGTGATGTCGAGCACGAGGTACTACGAGGAGCACGCATGAGCACTGCAGCCGAAATCGTCGCCGGCCTGGGCGGGCGCGAGAACATTTCCGACCTGGAGCCCTGCATCACTCGTCTGCGGGTTGAGGTTGTTGATCAGGAGAAGGTAGACGAGGAGGCGCTGCGCGCCACCGGTGCGTTCGGGGTGGTCCGCTCCGGCCGGGTGGTTCAAGTGGTGGTGGGTCCCACAGCGGACACGATCGCCCAGGAGATTGCTGAACTCGACTGACGGCGGGCCTGCCCGGCGGCCGTGGCGAGCGGGCCCGGCCGCCCGCGGCGGCCCGCGTGGGGCTGGGACTGCCCGGCTAGGTGAAGCGGGCGCCGCCCGGCGTGGGCGACTGGCATTGGCGCCGAACGTATGAAACGCTTTCTGCAAGAGATGTTCCCGCCCGCCGCGTCGGCCGCGCAGCCGCTCGGTTGAGCCGGTGGGGTATCACTTGAAAGCAACTTCCCGCGCCCCAGGTAACCGGGGACGCCCCCTCGCGCGCACGCGCGACCGAGCACTAGGCTGAACCGCAATGACCGAATCGACCGCCGCATCCGACCTTCCTGACGAGCGTCTCAAGCAGCTCGCCGAGGCCCACGGGGTCTCCACCGAGTACTGGGACTTCCATGGCAATCTCGCTGCCCCGTCGCGCACCACGCTGGTGGCTGTGCTGGCAGCACTAGGCGTAAAGGCCGATACCGCGCAAGAGGTTGAAGAGGCGCTGCGCGAGGTTGAGATTGCCCCGTGGCGCCGGACCCTGCCGCCTACCGTGGTGGTGCGCGCCGGCACCCAGGCAACTGTGCCGGTGCACATGCCCGAAGGCGCTCATGTCCAGATGCACATCATCCTGGAGGAGGGCGACACCCTGCAGCTGCTGCAGGCGGATGACTGGACCGCGCCGCGGGAGGTCGATGGTGCCACCATCGGGCAGGCATCCTTCGTTATCCCCGAAGACCTGCCGTTGGGCTGGCACACGATCGTCGCGGAGATCGACGGCTCCGACGAGCGCGGACACTACCGTGCAACCGCCGCGCTCGCGGTGGCCCCGGACCACCTGGACCTGCCCGCGTCCCTGGGCGGCCGGGGCTGGGGGGTCATGGCCCAGCTGTACTCGATTCGCTCCCGCGACTCCTGGGGAGTCGGCGACGCGGACGATCTGACCGAGCTGGTCGGTTTCCTGGGCGACGAGGGAGCAGACTTCCTGCTGATCAACCCTATGCATGCCGCCGAGCCGGTGGGTCCGATGACGCCCTCGCCGTACCTGCCGGTCACGCGGCGCTTCGTCAACCCCATCTATATCCGGCCGGAGAACATCTTGGAGGTCTCCCGGTTGTCCGGCCCGCGGCGCTCGCTGGTGCAATGGGCCCACGAGGAGGTCGCGGACGCGAACCTGACCGCAGACGCCATTGATCGTGACGCCGCATGGAAGGCCAAGCGCGAAGCCCTGGAAGTGATTTTCGCCGCCGGTCGCTCCCGGTCCC is from Actinomyces sp. 432 and encodes:
- a CDS encoding glucose PTS transporter subunit EIIB gives rise to the protein MSTAAEIVAGLGGRENISDLEPCITRLRVEVVDQEKVDEEALRATGAFGVVRSGRVVQVVVGPTADTIAQEIAELD